One genomic window of Magnolia sinica isolate HGM2019 chromosome 3, MsV1, whole genome shotgun sequence includes the following:
- the LOC131239075 gene encoding protein BASIC PENTACYSTEINE2-like: MDDDGGLGIRNWGYYEQSLKVNLGLQLMSSVAKRDQKLMLSARDSAMMVNGGFVHRECRMPEPFMPMDFVRDTWIAQRDKYLNSFPMNQKNYLVLAEGFGGYAMQMQKLPDISQDERALQIEESNSKREGPLKKWANGCACKPSKAKKSKQIPKDESNSFSDQVGLRSDQAMHISYRSKSGDLYSVPDRIEFGSGH; the protein is encoded by the coding sequence ATGGATGATGATGGCGGGTTGGGGATACGGAATTGGGGCTATTACGAGCAGTCATTGAAGGTAAATCTCGGGTTGCAGCTCATGTCGAGCGTGGCTAAGCGGGACCAGAAGCTTATGCTCTCTGCCCGCGATTCTGCCATGATGGTCAATGGGGGTTTCGTCCATCGGGAATGTAGGATGCCCGAACCATTCATGCCAATGGATTTTGTCCGTGACACTTGGATCGCTCAGAGAGATAAATACCTGAATTCATTTCccatgaatcaaaagaactatctGGTCCTAGCAGAAGGTTTTGGTGGCTATGCTATGCAGATGCAAAAACTGCCTGATATATCACAGGATGAGCGGGCTTTGCAGATCGAAGAATCCAATAGTAAAAGAGAAGGGCCTTTGAAGAAATGGGCCAACGGGTGTGCCTGTAAACCATCAAAAGCGAAGAAGAGTAAGCAGATTCCAAAGGATGAATCAAACAGTTTTTCTGACCAAGTCGGACTCAGATCGGATCAGGCAATGCACATTTCGTATCGGTCCAAGTCAGGTGACCTGTACTCAGTCCCGGATcgaattgagttcgggtcaggccattga
- the LOC131240731 gene encoding uncharacterized protein LOC131240731, with translation MSLKLLINKSNNRVVYAEATIDFLDLLISFLTFPLGSVVKLLGPGSSIGCLDNLHKSVEDLSGGDDCIISEDCRAMLLDPKLSPHSGCDSQLLPVVEAGLKTINSSMFSRCFYCGMKNGHYNPNCPGVTNRELHFINPKVSGGATECGGGFVKGPNMKFMVTDGLDVKPLSFISGIPILDRFNVPNDVQKRVVSVGVEEALSLLKASLSSKTVLSDVFCQKNANQSEIKLERK, from the exons ATGAGTTTGAAGCTTCTGATCAACAAATCCAATAACAGGGTGGTGTACGCAGAGGCCACAATTGACTTTTTGGACCTTCTAATCAGCTTCCTCACCTTCCCTCTTGGATCCGTAGTAAAGCTCTTGGGCCCAGGTTCTTCTATCGGATGTTTGGATAATTTGCACAAAAGCGTGGAGGATTTGAGTGGTGGCGACGATTGTATCATATCGGAGGATTGCAGGGCCATGCTACTAGACCCCAAGCTATCGCCACATTCAGGGTGTGACTCCCAACTACTGCCGGTCGTGGAGGCAGGTCTTAAGACAATCAACAGTTCTATGTTTAGTCGTTGTTTTTACTGTGGCATGAAAAATGGCCACTACAATCCAAACTGCCCTGGTGTCACGAACCGAGAACTGCATTTCATAAATCCAAAGGTGAGTGGTGGAGCCACAGAGTGTGGAGGAGGATTTGTGAAGGGACCAAATATGAAGTTTATGGTAACGGACGGGTTGGATGTGAAGCCTCTATCGTTTATTTCGGGCATTCCCATCCTTGACAGATTCAATGTGCCCAACGATGTACAGAAGCGAGTAGTAAGCGTGGGCGTGGAAGAG GCTCTCTCTCTCCTTAAGGCTTCTTTGTCCTCCAAGACCGTTCTGAGCGATGTCTTCTGTCAGAAGAATGCAAATCAATCTGAAATCAAATTGGAACGCAAATGA